The Erigeron canadensis isolate Cc75 unplaced genomic scaffold, C_canadensis_v1 Conyza_canadensis_unscaffolded:94, whole genome shotgun sequence genome has a segment encoding these proteins:
- the LOC122584652 gene encoding 3-ketoacyl-CoA synthase 19-like, with protein sequence MEFLIQVMLMLTISYVSYLLAKVVFRRGQTCYMIDYECYKGNKGMKLNTEECAKIVLRNKNLRIEEYKFLLQTIVNSGLGEETYGPTNIISGEEEHPKHLDSISEMEAVFYDTLDSIFGRSNISPSQVDILVVNVSLLSAVPSLTSRIINRYKMREDIKAFNLSGMGCSASVVAIDLVHHLFKTQTKKIAVIVSSESMSANWYCGRERSMMLSNCLFRVGGCSMLLTNDTARYKNRALMKLTCSVRTHFGANDDAYTCCMQVEDDQGYPGFRLTKNLTKAAARSLSKNLQVLLPKVLPLSEIIRFARSKKGGSKINLKAGLEHFCIHPGGRAVIDEVGASLGLNEYDLEPARMALHRFGNTSAGGLWYVLGYMEAKKRLKKGDRILMISLGAGFECNNCVWEVINRNMDRANVWEKVIETYPRKKTMNPFLEKYGWINDEAIGFIKQEDIAKMILSLA encoded by the coding sequence ATGGAGTTTCTAATACAAGTAATGCTTATGCTTACAATCTCATATGTTAGCTATCTCCTAGCAAAGGTGGTATTCCGTCGAGGCCAAACTTGCTACATGATCGACTACGAATGCTACAAGGGAAACAAAGGGATGAAGCTAAACACCGAAGAATGTGCAAAGATCGTTTTACGCAACAAGAATCTTCGTATCGAagagtacaagtttttgttACAAACCATCGTGAATTCAGGCCTTGGTGAAGAAACATACGGGCCAACAAACATCATTTCTGGTGAAGAAGAACACCCGAAACACCTTGATTCTATATCCGAAATGGAAGCTGTATTTTACGACACACTTGATAGTATATTTGGCAGGTCAAATATCTCACCATCTCAAGTAGACATCCTTGTGGTAAATGTATCTTTACTTTCAGCTGTCCCTTCTTTAACATCTAGAATTATAAATCGTTACAAAATGCGCGAGGATATTAAGGCATTTAATCTATCGGGAATGGGATGCAGCGCGAGTGTGGTAGCCATCGATCTAGTGCATCACTTGTTCAAGACGCAGACGAAGAAAATAGCGGTCATTGTGAGCTCAGAATCGATGTCGGCTAATTGGTATTGTGGAAGAGAAAGGTCTATGATGTTGTCTAACTGTCTTTTTCGTGTAGGAGGTTGTTCTATGCTTTTAACCAACGACACGGCTCGTTATAAGAATCGAGCGCTTATGAAGCTGACGTGTTCGGTTAGGACTCATTTTGGGGCTAACGATGATGCCTACACCTGCTGCATGCAAGTAGAAGATGATCAAGGATATCCCGGTTTTCGTCTTACTAAAAACCTCACCAAAGCTGCTGCTCGATCTTTATCGAAAAACTTACAAGTGCTGTTACCAAAAGTGCTTCCACTTTCGGAGATTATCCGTTTTGCAAGAAGCAAAAAAGGCGGGTCAAAAATCAACCTGAAAGCTGGGTTAGAGCACTTTTGTATACATCCGGGAGGTAGAGCTGTGATTGACGAAGTGGGGGCGAGTCTAGGACTAAACGAGTACGATCTCGAGCCAGCTAGGATGGCGTTGCATCGATTTGGCAACACGTCTGCGGGTGGGTTGTGGTATGTTTTGGGATACATGGAGGCAAAGAAAAGGCTGAAGAAAGGTGATAGAATCTTGATGATCAGTCTGGGTGCGGGTTTCGAATGCAACAACTGTGTTTGGGAAGTGATCAATCGAAACATGGATCGAGCCAACGTGTGGGAAAAAGTGATCGAGACTTATCCTCGAAAGAAAACGATGAATCCGTTTTTAGAAAAGTATGGATGGATCAATGATGAAGCTATTGGTTTTATCAAACAAGAAGATATAGCCAAGATGATCCTTAGTTTGGCCTAG
- the LOC122584648 gene encoding ankyrin repeat-containing protein ITN1-like codes for MASSFNEGDIEKGLMMTPTKHNQNLIGEPSPSPSPSSATAPALVLSNSGKRMDQAGKKKYVKQVTGRHNDTELHLAAQRGDLAAVKQILDDIDSQMVGTLSGADFDAEVAEIRASVVNEVNELGETALYSAAEKGHLEVVKELLKYSNKETITRKSRLEFDTLHIAASQGHDAVVKLLLDHDPSLCQTRSQRNATPLITAATRGHTAVVKELLSKDRSLLDISRSNGKNALHFAARSGHVEIVKALLDKDPLLARRTDTKGQTALHMAVKGVSSEVVKLLLEADAAIVMLPDKKGFTALHVATRKKRADIVNELLSLPDTSANVNALTRDHKTALDIAEGLPLSEDSSDIIACLTRCGAVRANELNQPRDELRNTVTQIKNDVHNQLLQTKKTNKNVHGIAKELRKLHREGINNATNSVTVVAVLFATVAFAAIFTVPGGDDNYGMAVVVDKVSFKIFFIFNAIALFTSLAVVVVQITLVRGETKAERRVVEVINKLMWLASVCTSVAFMASSYIVVGRKYKWAAILITVVGGIIMAGVLGTMTYYVLKSKKTRLKRKKEKIAKSGSNSWHHSEFSNSEIDRIYAI; via the exons ATGGCTTCATCCTTCAATGAAG GAGATATAGAAAAAGGGCTGATGATGACTCCAACTAAACATAATCAGAACCTTATTGGTGAACCATCACCGTCCCCTTCCCCGTCTTCTGCGACGGCTCCAGCTTTGGTCCTATCGAATTCGGGGAAGCGGATGGATCAAGCTGGGAAGAAGAAGTATGTGAAACAAGTGACGGGTAGGCATAACGATACGGAGCTTCATTTAGCGGCTCAACGgggtgatctggctgctgtgaAGCAGATTCTTGATGATATTGATTCGCAAATGGTGGGGACTTTAAGTGGGGCGGATTTTGATGCGGAGGTTGCAGAGATTCGTGCGTCGGTTGTGAACGAGGTGAATGAGTTGGGTGAAACAGCGTTGTATTCGGCTGCTGAGAAGGGGCATCTTGAAGTTGTGAAGGAGTTGTTGAAGTACTCGAATAAGGAAACAATTACAAGGAAAAGCCGGTTGGAGTTTGATACTTTGCACATAGCTGCTAGTCAAGGACATGATG CTGTAGTCAAGCTGCTACTTGACCATGACCCATCCCTATGCCAAACAAGATCACAAAGAAACGCAACCCCTCTCATAACTGCAGCCACAAGAGGACACACTGCTGTTGTTAAGGAGCTGCTATCAAAAGATCGTAGCTTGTTAGATATTTCAAGATCAAATGGTAAAAATGCATTGCATTTTGCAGCTAGATCCGGGCATGTTGAGATTGTAAAGGCTTTACTTGATAAGGATCCGCTTCTGGCTAGAAGGACAGACACGAAAGGACAGACCGCATTGCATATGGCTGTGAAAGGTGTCAGCAGTGAGGTTGTAAAGTTGCTATTAGAGGCTGATGCAGCTATAGTTATGCTGCCTGACAAGAAGGGCTTTACTGCGTTGCATGTAGCTACCAGAAAAAAACGAGCAGAT ATAGTAAACGAGTTGCTTAGTCTCCCTGATACCAGTGCTAATGTTAATGCACTTACTCGTGATCACAAAACTGCTCTTGACATTGCCGAAGGGCTTCCCTTATCTGAAGACTCTTCTGATATAATAGCATGCCTTACTCGTTGTGGGGCAGTCCGAGCAAACGAACTAAACCAACCAAGAGACGAGTTAAGGAACACAGTAACTCAGATTAAAAACGATGTCCACAATCAACTTTTACAAACTAAAAAGACAAACAAGAACGTCCATGGAATCGCTAAAGAGCTCAGAAAGCTCCACCGTGAAGGGATCAACAATGCCACCAATTCAGTTACTGTGGTGGCTGTGCTTTTTGCAACCGTTGCCTTTGCTGCCATTTTCACAGTCCCTGGTGGTGATGATAATTATGggatggcggtggtggtggacaaggtttctttcaaaatatttttcatttttaatgcCATTGCTCTTTTCACTTCTTTAGCTGTGGTGGTGGTTCAGATTACATTGGTTAGGGGTGAGACAAAAGCAGAAAGAAGGGTGGTTGAGGTGATTAATAAACTCATGTGGTTGGCTTCTGTGTGCACTTCAGTGGCTTTCATGGCCTCTTCTTATATTGTGGTTGGTCGAAAATATAAATGGGCTGCCATTTTGATAACAGTTGTTGGGGGAATTATTATGGCAGGGGTTCTGGGAACCATGACTTATTATGTGCTCAAATCCAAGAAAACACGGTTGAAGAGAAAGAAGGAGAAGATTGCAAAAAGTGGTTCAAACTCTTGGCATCACTCTGAGTTTTCTAACTCGGAAATTGACAGAATCTATGCCATATGA
- the LOC122584653 gene encoding probable membrane-associated kinase regulator 4, whose product MPIDSVLNSIFNKDVKQEDEEEEEEYIDMEVSTFKNLLCHSSSNEFEFQMFSSSSDRELTSTSPADELFYKGKLLPLHLPPRLQMVEKILQDKNKDTFDDEFFSTPLATSTYATPIETTPIGSCNISPSTSCQVSRELKPEDYLFLDDHKTESPKKSWTKKLTLTKQSSFGSKLKASRDYLKSFFGKSLGGSDESRNKVSRTSGKKIKEKLDSNIIVNRLRHRRRSFSGAIKRFSMTTTNISHGPSSSISNSSSELEVYSRRINTSSEIENQIQSAIAHCKRSQQQLHSRNKTISDLAFCSLAASRVVCDDQDRHVLCRG is encoded by the coding sequence ATGCCTATTGATTCGGTTCTAAATTCCATTTTCAATAAAGATGTCAAACaagaagatgaggaagaagaagaagaatacatAGACATGGAAGTAAGTACgtttaaaaatctattatgtCACTCGAGTTCAAATGAATTCGAGTTTCAGATGTTTTCAAGCTCATCGGATAGAGAATTAACTTCAACTTCTCCTGCTGATGAGCTTTTTTACAAAGGAAAACTTCTTCCCCTTCATTTACCACCGCGCTTACAAATGGTTGAAAAGATCCTCCAAGACAAAAACAAGGACACTTTCGACGACGAGTTCTTTAGCACCCCATTAGCCACGAGCACCTACGCCACACCTATTGAAACTACCCCAATCGGGTCATGCAACATTTCACCTTCCACTTCTTGTCAAGTCAGTAGGGAACTCAAACCCGAAGACTACTTATTTCTTGATGATCATAAAACTGAAAGCCCTAAAAAATCTTGGACCAAAAAGCTTACTCTAACCAAACAATCTTCTTTCGGGTCTAAGCTAAAGGCATCCAGAGATTATCTCAAGTCCTTTTTTGGTAAATCATTAGGCGGTTCGGATGAATCAAGAAACAAAGTTTCAAGAACAAGTggaaagaagatcaaagaaaAACTTGATAGTAACATTATTGTCAATCGTCTTCGTCATAGAAGAAGATCATTCTCTGGCGCAATCAAGAGATTTTCGATGACGACGACAAACATTTCACATGGGCCTTCATCGAGTATTTCCAACAGTTCTAGTGAGTTAGAGGTATATTCTAGAAGAATCAATACAAGTTCTGAGATCGAAAACCAAATACAAAGTGCAATTGCTCATTGCAAAAGGTCACAACAGCAGTTGCATTCAAGAAATAAAACCATAAGTGACCTGGCTTTTTGCTCTTTAGCAGCTTCAAGAGTTGTATGTGATGATCAAGACAGACATGTACTTTGTAGGGGTTGA
- the LOC122584654 gene encoding 3-ketoacyl-CoA synthase 19-like, whose product MESITSILMLFFTFIICVSFWFVMMNVILKNETCYMIDYECYKGRKEMMLNNREASKIASRNKNNLSKEDYKFLLKTYVSSGLGEETYGPKTVMLGQEEHPKLVDSLSEMEEIFYETIDSIFARSKILPSEIDILVVNVSLLPVVPSLTSRIINRYKMREDIKAFNLSGMGCSASVIAIDLVQKLFQTQKGRLAIVVSSESMAANWYGGRERSMMLANCLFRVGGCSMLLTNDRGQEAHKAFLKLKCVVRTHSGSNDEAYNCCVHVEDDQGYNGCRLTKSLPYIAAQSLSKNLQVLLPKVLPFWEIMRFVSLKARSKIIQKLVGSKIINPKVVVGSKINLKSGIEHVCIHPGGRGVIDKVGKSLGINEFDLEPSRMALYRFGNTSVAGIWYALGYLEAKKRLKKGDKILMISLGAGFKCNNCVWEVTRDMDDRTNVWSDMIDDYPSENMNKPQLGWMNDHAMALLEPEEIAKIIGLS is encoded by the coding sequence ATGGAGTCCATAACCTCCATACTAATGCTTTTCTTTACATTCATTATTTGTGTTAGTTTTTGGTTTGTAATGATGAATGTGATTCTCAAAAATGAAACTTGCTACATGATCGACTACGAATGCTACAAGGGCAGGAAAGAAATGATGCTCAACAACAGAGAGGCCTCGAAAATTGCTTCGCGTAACAAGAACAACCTTTCTAAAGAAGATTACAAGTTCCTTTTAAAAACCTATGTTAGTTCAGGGCTTGGGGAAGAAACTTATGGCCCAAAAACAGTCATGTTAGGCCAAGAAGAACACCCTAAACTCGTCGATTCTCTATCTGAAATGGAAGAAATATTCTACGAGACCATCGATAGCATATTTGCCAGGTCAAAAATCCTGCCATCTGAAATTGATATACTAGTGGTGAATGTATCTTTACTTCCAGTTGTCCCTTCATTAACATCTAGAATTATAAATCGCTATAAAATGCGTGAGGATATCAAGGCATTTAATCTTTCAGGAATGGGATGCAGTGCAAGTGTAATTGCTATTGATCTGGTTCAGAAATTGTTTCAGACTCAAAAAGGCAGATTAGCCATTGTTGTAAGTTCGGAATCAATGGCGGCTAATTGGTATGGTGGCAGAGAAAGGTCTATGATGTTGGCTAACTGCCTTTTCCGTGTAGGGGGTTGTTCTATGCTTCTAACTAATGACCGGGGTCAAGAGGCTCATAAGGCGTTTTTGAAGCTGAAATGTGTGGTACGAACCCATTCTGGCTCGAACGATGAAGCTTACAATTGTTGTGTGCATGTGGAAGATGATCAAGGATACAACGGTTGCAGGCTCACCAAATCTCTCCCATACATTGCAGCTCAATCGTTGTCGAAGAATCTTCAAGTGCTTCTACCGAAAGTGCTTCCATTTTGGGAGATCATGCGTTTCGTGAGCCTAAAAGCACGTTCCAAAATCATCCAGAAATTAGTTGGTTCAAAAATAATCAACCCGAAAGTAGTAGTTGGTTCAAAGATCAACTTGAAATCTGGAATAGAACACGTCTGCATACATCCGGGTGGAAGAGGCGTTATTGACAAGGTAGGCAAAAGTCTAGGTATTAACGAATTTGATCTTGAACCGTCTCGAATGGCACTGTATCGTTTTGGGAACACATCGGTCGCGGGTATCTGGTATGCTCTAGGATATCTAGAGGCAAAGAAAAGGCTAAAGAAAGGTGACAAAATCTTGATGATTAGCTTGGGTGCGGGTTTCAAATGCAACAACTGTGTTTGGGAGGTCACTAGAGACATGGATGATCGAACGAATGTCTGGAGCGACATGATCGATGATTACCCGTCGGAAAACATGAATAAACCTCAGCTAGGATGGATGAATGATCATGCCATGGCTCTTCTTGAACCTGAAGAGATTGCCAAGATTATTGGTTTATCCTAA